A portion of the Acidobacteriota bacterium genome contains these proteins:
- a CDS encoding histidine--tRNA ligase: MIPAIRGTHDILPGDVEKWQYVERIARELCERYGYVEIRTPIIEREELFAKGTGESTDIVQKEMYTFTDKGGERVTLRPEATPSMVRSYIEHNLEHTMPAAKLYAMGPMFRYERPQKGRYRQFHQLDVEAFGMQDPAVDAEVIDLAWSLITGLGIPQAELVINSVGCATCRPVFQKALLEALGDNLGKLCGDCQRRSVTNPLRIYDCKVPADQPIIDALPHSVDYLCESCATHFTGVKSHLDAIGIVWRQSHRLVRGLDYYTRTTFEVLGQTLGAQNALLGGGRYDGLVKQLGGADKTGIGFAAGMERLVLALPESAPIAAPGRAFVVAIGEDGRAAAWQLIRELRQAGLPAQMELEARGVRAQMKRADRLATRVTLIVGGDELARGEVTLRDMATGEQRAVARDAVVTAVRELL; this comes from the coding sequence ATGATTCCAGCAATACGTGGGACACACGACATCCTTCCAGGTGACGTCGAAAAATGGCAGTACGTCGAACGCATCGCGCGTGAGTTGTGCGAGCGCTACGGCTACGTCGAGATCCGTACACCGATCATTGAACGCGAAGAACTCTTCGCCAAAGGCACCGGCGAATCCACCGACATCGTCCAGAAAGAGATGTACACGTTCACCGACAAGGGTGGGGAACGCGTCACGCTGAGGCCTGAGGCCACGCCGAGCATGGTGCGGTCCTACATCGAGCACAACCTCGAGCACACGATGCCCGCCGCGAAGCTCTACGCGATGGGGCCGATGTTTCGCTACGAACGGCCGCAGAAGGGCCGGTATCGGCAGTTTCACCAGCTTGACGTCGAAGCCTTCGGCATGCAGGACCCGGCGGTGGACGCCGAGGTGATCGACCTCGCATGGTCGCTGATCACCGGGCTCGGCATCCCGCAGGCAGAACTCGTCATCAACTCCGTGGGCTGCGCCACGTGCCGGCCTGTGTTCCAAAAAGCCCTGCTCGAGGCGCTCGGCGACAACCTCGGGAAGTTGTGTGGCGACTGCCAGCGGCGCTCGGTCACCAATCCCTTGCGGATCTACGACTGCAAGGTTCCCGCCGACCAGCCGATCATCGACGCGCTCCCGCACTCTGTGGACTACCTCTGCGAGTCGTGCGCCACGCACTTCACCGGCGTGAAGTCGCACCTCGACGCGATCGGCATCGTCTGGCGCCAATCCCATCGCCTTGTCCGCGGCCTTGATTACTACACGAGGACGACGTTTGAGGTGTTGGGGCAGACGTTGGGCGCGCAGAACGCGTTGCTGGGCGGCGGGAGGTACGACGGCCTGGTGAAACAGCTAGGCGGTGCAGACAAGACGGGCATCGGCTTTGCCGCGGGTATGGAGCGCCTGGTGCTGGCCCTGCCGGAGTCGGCGCCCATTGCGGCACCCGGGCGCGCGTTTGTCGTGGCGATTGGTGAAGATGGCCGGGCCGCCGCCTGGCAGTTGATTCGCGAGTTGCGGCAGGCGGGCCTGCCGGCCCAGATGGAACTTGAAGCCAGAGGCGTGCGCGCGCAGATGAAACGCGCCGACCGCCTGGCGACCCGTGTCACGCTGATTGTCGGCGGTGATGAACTGGCGCGTGGGGAAGTCACCCTGCGCGACATGGCGACGGGGGAACAACGCGCGGTGGCGCGGGACGCGGTCGTGACGGCCGTTCGGGAATTGTTGTGA